A section of the Nitrospinaceae bacterium genome encodes:
- the ycf24 gene encoding Fe-S cluster assembly protein SufB, with the protein MKSTENTVSDVLEDKKYKYGFQTLIESETFAKGLNEDVVRAISKKKNEPQFMLDFRLKAYEKWLTMKQPQWPNVHYPPIDYQGISYYSAPKPKKKLESLDEVDPELLRTFEKLGIPLDEQKKLSNVAVDAVFDSVSVATTHKKKLMEVGIIFCPISEAIQEYPELVEEYMGSVVPVGDNFYAALNSAVFTDGSFVYIPPDTISPMELSTYFRINTEETGQFERTLIICAENSYVSYLEGCTAPQFDTNQLHAAVVELVTMDNAEIKYSTVQNWYAGDMETGKGGIYNFVTKRGKCQGDNSKISWTQVETGSAITWKYPSCILQGDNTVGEFYSVALTNGHMQADTGTKMIHLGKNTRSSIISKGISADYSSNSYRGQVKVSKNAANARNYSQCDSMLVGDKCSAHTFPYIESANSSVQIEHEASTSKISEEQLFYFEQRGISRENAITAVINGFCKEVFKQLPMEFAVEAQKLLTLKLENSVG; encoded by the coding sequence ATGAAATCTACTGAAAATACAGTATCCGATGTTTTAGAGGATAAAAAATATAAGTACGGGTTCCAGACCCTGATCGAATCGGAAACCTTTGCCAAGGGGTTGAACGAGGACGTGGTGCGGGCCATTTCCAAGAAAAAAAACGAGCCGCAGTTCATGCTGGATTTCAGGCTCAAAGCCTACGAGAAATGGCTGACCATGAAACAACCGCAGTGGCCCAATGTGCATTATCCGCCGATCGATTACCAGGGAATTTCTTACTATTCCGCTCCCAAGCCGAAGAAAAAACTTGAGAGTCTGGATGAAGTGGATCCTGAACTTTTGCGGACGTTTGAGAAGCTCGGCATTCCCCTGGATGAACAGAAAAAACTGTCCAATGTGGCGGTGGACGCGGTTTTCGACAGTGTGAGCGTGGCGACGACGCATAAGAAAAAACTGATGGAAGTCGGCATCATTTTCTGTCCGATTTCAGAAGCCATCCAGGAATATCCGGAACTGGTCGAGGAATACATGGGGTCCGTCGTGCCGGTGGGCGACAATTTTTACGCCGCTCTGAACAGCGCCGTTTTTACGGATGGGTCTTTTGTTTATATTCCGCCGGACACGATCAGCCCGATGGAGCTTTCCACTTATTTCCGTATCAATACGGAAGAGACCGGCCAGTTCGAACGGACATTGATCATCTGTGCAGAGAACAGTTACGTATCGTATCTGGAAGGCTGTACGGCGCCGCAGTTTGATACCAACCAACTTCACGCCGCGGTGGTCGAACTGGTGACGATGGATAACGCCGAGATCAAATACAGCACCGTGCAGAACTGGTACGCGGGCGATATGGAAACCGGAAAGGGCGGCATCTACAATTTCGTCACCAAGCGCGGAAAATGCCAGGGGGACAATTCAAAAATTTCCTGGACCCAGGTGGAAACCGGGTCCGCCATCACCTGGAAATACCCGAGCTGTATTTTACAAGGTGACAATACAGTGGGGGAGTTTTACTCCGTTGCTCTGACAAACGGGCACATGCAGGCCGATACCGGAACCAAAATGATCCATCTCGGGAAAAACACCCGGTCCAGTATCATTTCCAAGGGAATCTCCGCCGATTATTCCAGCAACAGTTACCGCGGTCAGGTGAAGGTCAGTAAAAACGCCGCCAATGCCAGGAACTACAGCCAGTGCGACAGCATGCTGGTCGGGGACAAGTGCAGCGCGCACACATTTCCTTATATTGAATCCGCGAACAGCTCGGTTCAGATCGAACATGAGGCGTCCACCTCCAAAATCAGTGAAGAACAGCTTTTCTATTTTGAGCAACGGGGGATTTCCCGGG
- the moaA gene encoding GTP 3',8-cyclase, whose product MSTDTGTERPQLVDGMGRTIVNLRISVTDRCNFRCTYCMPADNVEFMDREKLLTFEELTRVASVVSKMGINRLRLTGGEPLMRKDLPQLIKMLSQVEGIDDIAMTTNAFFLKEHAKNLKDAGLKRLNVSLDALDQEKFKHVNRRDCLQQVLDGLQEAAKVGFKSIKINAVAMKNFSETEIISLIEMGRSDGFEVRFIEFMPLDSDQAWERDKVLFGHEIVDLIREKYELIPIDNSLEIGPASEYKFADGKGKIGIITAVSNPFCDHCNRIRMTADGKLRTCLFSTHETNLKELIRSGASDATIVETILQAVAIKEPGHKINLDDFERPQRAMHAIGG is encoded by the coding sequence ATGTCGACTGATACGGGAACCGAACGACCTCAGTTGGTGGATGGAATGGGCCGCACCATTGTCAACCTGCGCATTTCCGTCACCGACCGTTGTAATTTTCGTTGTACCTATTGTATGCCCGCGGACAATGTCGAGTTCATGGACCGGGAAAAACTGCTCACCTTTGAAGAGTTGACCCGCGTTGCGTCCGTCGTTTCTAAAATGGGGATCAACCGCCTGCGGTTGACGGGTGGGGAACCTTTGATGCGTAAAGACCTCCCGCAGTTGATAAAGATGCTTTCCCAGGTAGAAGGCATCGATGACATCGCCATGACCACCAATGCATTTTTTCTGAAAGAGCATGCTAAAAATTTGAAAGATGCCGGGCTCAAAAGGTTGAACGTCAGCCTCGACGCCCTGGACCAGGAAAAATTCAAACACGTCAACCGGCGGGACTGCCTTCAGCAGGTTTTGGACGGCCTTCAGGAAGCCGCCAAAGTAGGTTTCAAATCGATCAAGATCAACGCCGTCGCCATGAAGAATTTTTCCGAGACGGAAATCATCAGCCTCATCGAAATGGGCCGGTCGGATGGGTTCGAAGTGCGCTTCATCGAGTTCATGCCTCTCGACTCAGACCAGGCCTGGGAACGCGATAAAGTCCTGTTCGGTCATGAAATCGTGGACCTCATCCGCGAAAAATACGAATTGATTCCCATCGACAACTCTTTGGAGATCGGGCCGGCCAGCGAATATAAATTCGCCGACGGCAAAGGCAAAATCGGCATCATCACCGCCGTCAGCAATCCGTTTTGCGACCATTGCAACCGCATCCGCATGACCGCCGACGGCAAACTGCGCACCTGCCTGTTCTCCACGCATGAAACGAATCTCAAGGAGCTGATTCGGTCGGGAGCCTCCGATGCAACCATCGTGGAAACCATTCTGCAGGC